One segment of Dromaius novaehollandiae isolate bDroNov1 chromosome Z, bDroNov1.hap1, whole genome shotgun sequence DNA contains the following:
- the MOB3B gene encoding MOB kinase activator 3B isoform X4, translating into MSIALKQVFNKDKTFRPKRKFEPGTQRFELHKRAQASLNPGVDLKAAVQLPSGEDQNDWVAVHVVDFFNRINLIYGTVCEFCTERTCPVMSGGPKYEYRWQDDVKYKKPTALPAPQYMNLLMDWIEVQINNEVIFPTSVAAPTIVDCIKSTGNEEKACGFQTGAELMSVA; encoded by the exons ATGTCCATTGCACTCAAGCAAGTCTTTAATAAGGATAAGACTTTCCGTCCCAAACGCAAGTTTGAACCTGGGACCCAGAGATTTGAGCTTCATAAACGAGCACAGGCCTCTCTGAACCCGGGTGTGGACTTGAAAGCAGCAGTGCAGTTGCCAAGTGGAGAAGACCAAAATGACTGGGTGGCCGTCCATGTTGTTGACTTCTTCAACAGGATCAACCTCATTTATGGAACTGTCTGTGAGTTCTGCACAGAGAGGACTTGCCCAGTGATGTCTGGAGGCCCTAAGTATGAGTACCGGTGGCAGGATGACGTGAAGTACAAGAAGCCCACAGCACTGCCAGCACCCCAGTATATGAACCTTCTCATGGACTGGATCGAAGTGCAAATCAACAATGAGGTTATATTTCCTACAAGTGTAG cagctcctaCTATTGTGGATTGTATCAAATCCacaggaaatgaggaaaaggCCTGTGGTTTCCAGACTGGAGCTGAACTGAT GTCTGTAGCTTGA
- the MOB3B gene encoding MOB kinase activator 3B isoform X5, whose amino-acid sequence MSIALKQVFNKDKTFRPKRKFEPGTQRFELHKRAQASLNPGVDLKAAVQLPSGEDQNDWVAVHVVDFFNRINLIYGTVCEFCTERTCPVMSGGPKYEYRWQDDVKYKKPTALPAPQYMNLLMDWIEVQINNEVIFPTSVAPTIVDCIKSTGNEEKACGFQTGAELMSVA is encoded by the exons ATGTCCATTGCACTCAAGCAAGTCTTTAATAAGGATAAGACTTTCCGTCCCAAACGCAAGTTTGAACCTGGGACCCAGAGATTTGAGCTTCATAAACGAGCACAGGCCTCTCTGAACCCGGGTGTGGACTTGAAAGCAGCAGTGCAGTTGCCAAGTGGAGAAGACCAAAATGACTGGGTGGCCGTCCATGTTGTTGACTTCTTCAACAGGATCAACCTCATTTATGGAACTGTCTGTGAGTTCTGCACAGAGAGGACTTGCCCAGTGATGTCTGGAGGCCCTAAGTATGAGTACCGGTGGCAGGATGACGTGAAGTACAAGAAGCCCACAGCACTGCCAGCACCCCAGTATATGAACCTTCTCATGGACTGGATCGAAGTGCAAATCAACAATGAGGTTATATTTCCTACAAGTGTAG ctcctaCTATTGTGGATTGTATCAAATCCacaggaaatgaggaaaaggCCTGTGGTTTCCAGACTGGAGCTGAACTGAT GTCTGTAGCTTGA
- the MOB3B gene encoding MOB kinase activator 3B isoform X6, translating into MSIALKQVFNKDKTFRPKRKFEPGTQRFELHKRAQASLNPGVDLKAAVQLPSGEDQNDWVAVHVVDFFNRINLIYGTVCEFCTERTCPVMSGGPKYEYRWQDDVKYKKPTALPAPQYMNLLMDWIEVQINNEVIFPTSVAAPTIVDCIKSTGNEEKACGFQTGAELIKR; encoded by the exons ATGTCCATTGCACTCAAGCAAGTCTTTAATAAGGATAAGACTTTCCGTCCCAAACGCAAGTTTGAACCTGGGACCCAGAGATTTGAGCTTCATAAACGAGCACAGGCCTCTCTGAACCCGGGTGTGGACTTGAAAGCAGCAGTGCAGTTGCCAAGTGGAGAAGACCAAAATGACTGGGTGGCCGTCCATGTTGTTGACTTCTTCAACAGGATCAACCTCATTTATGGAACTGTCTGTGAGTTCTGCACAGAGAGGACTTGCCCAGTGATGTCTGGAGGCCCTAAGTATGAGTACCGGTGGCAGGATGACGTGAAGTACAAGAAGCCCACAGCACTGCCAGCACCCCAGTATATGAACCTTCTCATGGACTGGATCGAAGTGCAAATCAACAATGAGGTTATATTTCCTACAAGTGTAG cagctcctaCTATTGTGGATTGTATCAAATCCacaggaaatgaggaaaaggCCTGTGGTTTCCAGACTGGAGCTGAACTGAT